CTTAAGTCTATCTTACGCTACGCGGATTCCGGCGCTGGTTCTCCTTCCGACTATCCTCTGTGGTCCGATGAGCGCGTTGCTCCCTGGGCCCCCCCACGGCGTCGCCAAGCGTGGCACCGCCGGCTCTACTGACTGGGGCTAGCGATTCTTGGCACGGGGCCCAAATCCACCTCTCAGTCAGGCGCCTGACGCGTTCGCTCTCACTCGACTCACTTGGCTTTTCGGCCCGAGGGTGCCTCACTCCTGAAAGGATGTGTTTCACGCGGGGCGCCGTTGGTTCAAGGGATTTGAGTCTCTGGCTCTTGGCTGCACGCCTCTTAATCTTCACACAACGCGTTTGCTGGCTACTGTTCTTTTCCCTTTGCTTGGCTTCACTTTTCGTGGCTCACTACTCACTTCACTCGTGTTGGCTCCGTCTGTGGACTGTCCTGCTTTCTGGTCGCGGCCCTCCTCTTATAGGCTCGCTTCTGCGTCGGcgccgccgatgccgcctGGCGCTAACGGCACTTCCCGCCATGCGGTGCCCGTACTTTTCCATCGGCGTTCCTTCATTCCCTTGTCGCTTTCCAACGGGacctggctggtggcgtgatctcatgaccatatttggtcatgcgctggaccactgccggcccgatcccgtcatCCCGCAGCTCGCTCTCCAACGGGacctggctggtggcgtgatctcatgaccatatttggtcatgcgctggaccactgccggcccgatcccgtcatCCCTGCTCTCTCCCCAGGGGTCCTCCCCTCTCATCTTTGGACCCCGGGGGCGCTCTCCTCGGGAATTCGCCGCCTCCGGATATCCCCGGATAACGGTCGTTAGCGCTTAACCCTATAGTGCCCCCTATGTGTGGGAATACCTTTCCTCACACTTCCCCCTTTCTTTTATTGACGGAAAAACTCCGGTTTTCCGCGACCCGGGTTTGGGATGTTTCAAAAATGCCCGCGCGACCGGCGCGTTCGGTCTTCCCTACCGCCCTCCGCTGGCGCgcccgcctgccgcctgcccacTGGATGCTTCGGGTAAGTTTTCTCCCGCTTCGCCTCCCTCTCCGTGTCTTCATTCACGCTTCCCCGATGCCCCGCCGTTCCTCGGCCGCCAGGTAAGACCgtgcctttctttttttttcataatattttattatttttcttcttcttttttttttcttctcttctcacCTCCTCAGTACTCCGCGCGGAATACCTCCTGCCGCTCGGTGGACACCAACAGCCGATACCGAACGCTACCGTCGGTGACCAGGCGCTTCACCCTCCTTGAGTTAGGCTTTATCCGCGCGAGGGAGCGCGTGACGACGGCCGGCCACTCCTCGCGGCTGACGGGCCGCCACCGTGCGTTGTCCGCCGATCTCGTCTGTGGCCACGATGCCTGGCGTTGGAGCTCAGGCCGACGCGCCTCCGTCCGCTCCCCTGGGCACGACGCCTGTCGCCCCAGCTTCGGCCGCTCGCCATGGCTGGGTTCCGGCCACTGCCATGGTCCTTTCTCCCATGGCTCAGGTGAGTGGCGCTCCGCCGCCTCATCCTTCTCCGCCGCCGCTCCCGCGCCGTCGCCCGCTTCGCCGTCGCCCGCTTCGCCGTCGGTCGCCGCCTCGACTACGGGTACCGCCGCTGGGCCCTCCGCCGATAGTGATGGTGTCGCGTTTGCTGTGCTCTCCGTCTCGCCTTCTTTGGCCGTGGGTGCTGCCGATGGGCCTGTCGACCCCTGTGGCCGTGCCCGCCGCCTCGGGTCCCGCTCGTCGCTGGCGCGTGGTGCCTCTTCCCACAGTCGTGCCTCCCCCGGCTCCTGCTCGGGCTGCTGAGGCGCGGGCCCCGAGGCCCACGATATGTGCAGCGTTTGCACCTGCCACAACATGCCGTCTCTTACCGCGGAGCGCACCTCTTGCGAGACGAATGGCCCAATGGCGGCTCCCTGTGGCCCGTGCcagtgctgctgatgctgctgatactgctgctgctgccgcggctgCTGATCCCCTTCGCCGCGCGTGTCGTCGTCCGGCGGCTGACTCTGGAGCGGCTCTTCCTCTGCTCCCGGCGGCGGTGGGGCCTGCGGCCGTGGCTCCTCCTCGGACTCGACGTCTTCAGGGGGTGGCTGCCAAagctcttcctcctccacctcggcTCGTCGTAGCCTCTCCTGCCACTCCTCTTCGGGCGACTGGACTCGGGCCGCCTTCGGCGCTGGTGGGcactccgcctcctcctcttcgctGGAGATCACCGCCAGCCCGCCTGCCGCGCCCTCCGCCCGCGTCGCCCTCGCCTTCTCCGCTTCCGTCCGCAGACGCGCCCTCTCCTTTTGCTCCGCTGCGTGCAACTTGCTAATGCACCTCCATTGGTGCGCGACGTCTCGTTGGTGGCGCTCCGCCTCCGCTTCTCGCGCCTCCTTCTCGGCCTCCTGCGCGGCCTTGAGCCTCTTCGCCAGCGCCAGGGCGTCCTCCCACACCCGCCGTTGCCTCTGCTCCTCCGCTGCCGCGGCCAGTGCGAACCGCCGGTGCCATTCCGCGAGGCGTCGTGCCTCAGCGGCCGCGTCGTCTTCCGGGGCGTCAGCCGGCGTTGCCTGTGGCTCCTTGACCGCGGTTTCGATCGGCGTTGGCTGCCGCTCCTCGACCTGTGGGTCTGTCGGTTGCCGACCCCGTTGCCGCGCCGCCGACCTCCCCCTTGTGCGCGCCGACGACGCCTCTTCCCTGGGCGCACGCGTCGACTGGGTGGACGCCCGCTTCGAGACCCTCTCCCTGGGCTCCTCCTTCCGCGTTGTGTGCCCCCTCTGTCCTCTCTCAGGCCGCTCCTCGCGCTTGCTGGTCCGGGACTCCTCGCGGTTGACGGTGTGGGGCTCCTCGCGCTTGCTGACGCGAGGCCCCTTGCGCCTACTGGCCCGGTGCTCTTCGCGCTCCTCGGCGCGGGGCTCCTCGCGCTTGCTGGCGCTGGGCTCCTTGCGTCTGCTGTTCCGGGGCTCCTCTCGTCGGTTGGTCGGGGGCTCCTCGCGCTTCGCCTCGTGTGCGCGTTTCCTCCGAGGTGCCGGCTCCCAGCTCACCAACTCCAGATCGCTTCCCTCATCGGTGTACCCCGTCGATACCACCGGGGACATCGTCGGTCCCGTGGATCCCGCGGGCGACACCAGCGGTGAGGCCAATAGCTGGAGCTCCGGGGACCTACTCCTGCTCGCCCTTTGCCCGTCTCCTATGGCTGGATACCCGCGGCGAATCCATTTTCGCTGCTCCGTCAGGTATTTTATTAAATGATGCTGCATTTTATactctttcctttttttttctcctcgcACGTGGTCCACTTTGAAAAGACCTGATCGCGCGCTGCCCCCTCCTTTATAAGGGCTCGTGCCGGTGCTCACCGTTCCCTGTAACGGTGCCTTACATGGGCCCGTGGGACGGCTCTCTCTTGCTTTCCAGctggctctctcgctcgctcccgTTTTGAAAGTTATCCGCGCCTCTCGCCGCGTTAACCCTAGGGTGCCCCCTGGTTTTGTAAGCCTTCCTTCGGTTCCCACTtcttcctccttttttttttttttatatatattttcttcttATTTGGCCCTTTTTACTTCCAGGTCTGGCGACGTgttgtttggctttgccttGGATCTGGTAAGCTTTCCGAGTTCTTGGGTTCCTCATCTCACCTTGCCTTTTCTTTCAGCCCGTCCTTGGTTCCGATCCAGGGTGCTGACCGATCTTCCAGCCCAGGATCTACAGGTCCTCCCACCTTTCGCCCGTGCTGCCCACATCGGCCCGCCCCCCGTGGCCAGCTCCGCCCGTCTCTGGATCGGCTTAGACGCGGATGTCCCCCCGTGCAGCGCCTCGGACCCAGGGATCATCCGATTCCCCAGCCGGTAGAACGCGCACGGGCGGCATCCGCTTTTGTCCCGCCATCCCCGACGTTAGCAGCTGGCTTCGATGTCCTGGACCAGGACCCGGACTTCTGCTCATCACGGAACCCCTTCCCGGGTGCCCCCTCGTCCGTCGGCATACCCCGCAACGCGCTCCCCCCCTGGGCTAGTGGTAACCCGGATATCTTTTAtcctttttgcctttgctcCGCTCCTACTAGCTGACGAGCTAatcctcctctttttttttataggtCCAGCTTCTTTGGTCGGCCGGCCGCTGCCTTCAGCTTAGTTTTACTGAACCTTAGTTGTAAGAGTATTCTGTATGGCCTTGTCCTGCGTGGCATCTAGTTGGGCCGCTCGCTCCTCCCTTGTGAGCGATTCCTGTCCTGCGTGACACGCGGGGTTCTTAGTTTTACCGATCCTTAGTTGTAAGCGTATCCTGTACGACCTTGTCCTGCGTGGCATCCAGTGGGGACCCTCCTCTCCGCCCCTGCCGCTAGTTTCTGTCTTTCGTGCTCGTCTATGCTCCGGTTCCAGGGCTTGTTTCAGGGGTTCCTTCCCCGGGTTGTGGCTTCAGATCCCCTATATGGGCGGTCCGCGTCCGCTTCTCGCCGTCCTTCTTCAATTTACAAATGACCGGGGACACGAAATCCACTATGGTGTAGGGACCGTCGTATTTCGGGGCCAGTTTTGCCGCAAACCCTTCGGCCGCGTTGGATAGATGGTGTTGCTTGGCCCATACCTTGTCTCCAATCGTGGGTTTACGCTCTCCTCCTCAGGTTATAATACCTCGCCTGGTCCTGCGCCGCTCTTTCGAGATTCCGCCTCACCAGTTGAAATACCTCTCTCAACTTGGCAGCGTTCTCGTCCGGATTGAGCGTACCCTGTCCTGTGCCCAGCGCCTCGTCATCGTACAGAGCCTTCGGTAGCCTCGGCTCTCTCCCTTGTACCACAAACGCCGGCGCGTACCCGGTGGATTCGGACACCCCTGAATTTACGGCTAGCATTATCTCTGGCCATTTCTCATCCCAGTTCCTCTGGTTCCCTTCGGTGAACTGAGCTATCATAGTTTTCACCGTCCGGTTAGTTCGCTCCGTCGGGTTCTCCTGCGGTGTGTACGGGGCCGTGAACTGATGACGTACGCCCATCTGCTCCAAAAACCTCTTAAACACTCTACTGGTGAACTGGACGCCATTATCGGTGATCACCACCTTCGGCACGCCAAACCGGGACACGATGCGCTCTCGGAACGCTTTCGTTAGTGCTTCCGCCGTGGCCTTTCTCATGGGGACCAACTCGGTCCATTTCGAGAACCGATCCACCATCACCAACAACATGGCATTCCCATGCTTTGACCTGGGCAGCGGGCCCACAAAGTCGGCGCACACCGTTGCCCACGGCTCCTCTGGCACTCGTGTCAGCATTTTCCCGGCCGCCTGCAGTTGACTTGGTTTGTAGCGTAGGCAGATTTCACACCTCCTCACGTATGTCCTCACATCTCGATGCATCCCCGGCCAGTAGTACCGGGCTGATACCCTGGCCATCGTCCTTCTACCGCCCGAGTGCCCCGCCTCCGGCGAGTCGTGATTCTCTCTTATGACTCTCTCTCTTAGACCCTTTGGGACGCATAACTTCCATGATGCTATTTCCTCTTCTCCCGCTCGGTGGGGGATGTGCCGGTATACCCGGCCTGCTTCCTCGACGTAATCCGGATATTTCCTTGGTTCTGTCCTCATCCTCTCTTTAACCTTTTTAATCCATCCGCACTCCGCCTCCGGTTCGTGTCCCTTTTCTGCATCCTCCTCGGTGGTTCTCAGGCATCGCTCCGCCAATGGCTGTCGGGACAGTGCGTCCGCCACTACGTTCAGCTGCCCTTTCCTGTATGCCACTTCGAAGTCGTATTGTTGTAGCTCCAGCGCCCACCTGGCGATCCTCCCTGTTGGGCTCTCGATGCTGTTCAACCACTTCAACGCCATGTGGTCTGTGACCACCTTGAAATGGTATCCCTCCAGATAGGGTTTTAGCTTTCTTATGGCCCATACAATGGCCAGACACTCCTTTTCGGTCGCCGAATAGTTCTTTTCCGCGCTATTCAGGGTCCTACTGGCGTATGAGATGACCCTTTCGCCCTTCTCCGTCTCTTGCGTCAGGATCGCACCCAGTCCGTAGTCGCTGGCGTCCGTCTGGAGCACGAATTTCTTTGAGAAATCTGGGCATGCCAACACTGGGTCTGCTGTCAACCGACTTTTTACGTCCTCGAACGCTTGTTGCTGCTCCGTTGACCATTCCCACTTGGCCTTCTTCTTCAGCAAGGTGCTGAGGGGCTGCACCAACGTGGCGAATCCCTTTACGAACCGCCTGTACCAGGAGGCCACGCCCAAATATTGTCGTAGCTCCTTGACACTTGCTGGCGGCTGCAACTCCTTAATGGCCGCCACTTTCTCGGGATCGGTGCAGATTCCGTCTCCCGTTACCAAATGCCCCAAGTATCGTAGCTCTTTCCTAAAAAATTGACACTTGTCCACATTTAGACGCAAGTTTGCGTTCTttaaccgccgaaaaactTCTTCGAGGTTGCGCTTGTGCTCCTCCTCGGTACGGCCGATAACAATGATGTCGTCTTGGTACGCAAACGCGTGTGGCATCATCTCGGGGCCTATCACCTGATCCAATGCCCTCTGGAACGTAGCCGAGGCTGAGTGGAGTCCGAATGGCATCACCTTCCACTGGAACAGCCCTTTGCCGGGCACCGTGAACGCGGTGAATTTCCTACTGCCTACCTCCAGTGGTATCTGCCAATATCCGTCCTTCAAGTCTAAGCTACTAATGAACCGTGCCTCCCTGAGTTGGTCCAAAATATAGTCTATTCTTGGCATGGGATATGCATCCTTGATGGACTTCGCGTTTATCTGCCTGAAGTCCACGCATAATCTCCACTTTCCCGTCTTCTTTTTGACCATCACGATAGGTGAACTGTACGGACTCTTCGATGGCTCAATGCACCCTCTTGCCAGCAGTTCGTCAACCTGTTGGTTGATTTCGGCTTGCATCTTGGGATTTTTGGGATAGTACCGCTGCTTGACCGGCTGGGCATCACTCATCGTGATCGTGTGTGTAGCTATGTTCGACACTCCCTTCAGTTCTCGGAACTCTTCCAACTCCTTAGCCAGGAAGTCTTCCACCGAACCCTCCTCCGCTCGCGTTCCGTCGGATGCGGGCCCGACAGACCCTTCCGTGTTCGCTACCACCGCCACTGACAACTTCTCCTCCAACCGCCCCTGGCGGTGGCCTCTCGCAGGGATCACAACCCTGTGTCCCGCACAGGTCACCTCTGCTCCGACCGCGGTGAGGAAATCCCATCCCAGGACCAGCTCATCTATTACTCCGGGCATCACGAGAAACGGGATTGTAACGATCTTGTCCCCGAAGGCCAACTCCACCTCGATCTGGGCGTTGATTTCCCGGCTGCGTCCGTCAGCCAGCCGCACCAGCTTCCTCGTTTCTTTCGGCTGCCTCTCCTCCCCCAGTCTACTCGCCGCCTCGCAGCTGATAAAACTGCTTGTCGCCCCGGTATCGACCGTTGCTTTCCAATTGCTGCCGGCGATCCTCACCACCGCCGACAGCTGGACATCCTCCTCCGTGAGTTCTCCTACGAGCTTTGGGGGGCTTCGTCTTGCGACCCTGGCACGGCCCTCCGCGGCTTGGGTCGCGGGGCGTTTCCCGCTTTCGGGCAGCACTGCCATGTCGGGGCCCCTACCTTGCCGCACCTCCAGCAGAATGTTATGGGCCGGCCATTGCATGCTTGTGCCCAATGGCGGTCACTCCCGCATCGTCGACATGCCTGGGCTGGGTTTTTCACGAACCCCGCCTCTATGTTCGTGTTCGTTTGGTCGTCCCGCCGCGTTGGG
The sequence above is a segment of the Drosophila pseudoobscura strain MV-25-SWS-2005 chromosome X, UCI_Dpse_MV25, whole genome shotgun sequence genome. Coding sequences within it:
- the LOC6899330 gene encoding translation initiation factor IF-2-like, coding for MQHHLIKYLTEQRKWIRRGYPAIGDGQRASRSRSPELQLLASPLVSPAGSTGPTMSPVVSTGYTDEGSDLELVSWEPAPRRKRAHEAKREEPPTNRREEPRNSRRKEPSASKREEPRAEEREEHRASRRKGPRVSKREEPHTVNREESRTSKREERPERGQRGHTTRKEEPRERVSKRASTQSTRAPREEASSARTRGSGGAEATAGVGGRPGAGEEAQGRAGGREGGARSGGGAPPTRRRAPMEVH